A single region of the Dryobates pubescens isolate bDryPub1 chromosome 11, bDryPub1.pri, whole genome shotgun sequence genome encodes:
- the MOB3C gene encoding MOB kinase activator 3C isoform X2, with protein sequence MALCLKQVFNKDKTFRPRKKFEPGTQRFELYKKAQASLKSGLDLKAVVQLPPGESINDWIAVHVVDFFNRINLIYGTMSEYCTEKSCPIMSGGLKYEYRWQDDNKYKKPTKLSAPKYMCMLMDWIEMLINNEDIFPTRIERNDRTNLSLKPFGR encoded by the coding sequence ATGGCCTTGTGTCTCAAGCAAGTCTTCAACAAAGACAAAACCTTCCGGCCCCGCAAGAAGTTTGAGCCGGGCACCCAGCGCTTCGAGCTGTACAAGAAAGCCCAGGCCTCCCTCAAGTCGGGGCTGGACCTGAAGGCGGTggtgcagctgcctcctggggagAGCATCAACGACTGGATTGCCGTGCACGTGGTGGACTTCTTCAACCGCATCAACCTCATCTACGGCACCATGTCGGAGTACTGCACGGAGAAGAGCTGCCCCATCATGTCTGGGGGACTCAAGTACGAGTACAGGTGGCAGGACGACAACAAATACAAGAAGCcaaccaagctgtcagctccaaAGTACATGTGCATGCTGATGGACTGGATTGAGATGCTCATTAACAATGAGGACATCTTTCCCACGAGGATTG